Part of the Flavobacterium alkalisoli genome is shown below.
TTAATAAGAAGCCCTAAACCAACGCCTAGGATTACCATTACAGTACCTGAAACATAACTCATACTGATTATCTGCTTTCTATCGGCATCCGGCTTTAGGAACTTAAGGTAGATATCATTTACAAGATAGGCCTGACCCGCATTTAATGTCCCCGAGAAGTTACTCATAAATGCCCCAAGGAATCCTGCCAGTACAAGACCTACAAGACCTACAGGCAGGTATTTATTAATAACCGCAGGCATAATGCTTTCAAAGTTTACTCCGTCTGCACTGTGGCTTAACGCCAAATCCTTAAAGTACAGCACACCAAGTATACACAGTCCCATTGTCATAAAGTAGCGTATAGGAAGTAGTATTATGGAGATAAAACCACTCATTTTACTGGCTTCTTCCGGTGACTTTGTACTTAATATCTTTTGGCAGTCATAATTAGGTGCGGGACCGGCAAGGCTTTTAAGCACACCCGAAAAGAACATCATACCCACTACTGCCGAGAATAGCTTATAACCATCCTTTTCAAGTTTTACCTGTGCATCGGTCAATATGTTTTGCCAGTCAAGTCCAAGTTCCCACCCAAACATAGGACTGTCCCATCCTACAGGCATTTTATCGGCTATTACTATACCCGAATCTGCCAAATGAATCATAGCTATGGTACCCACAAATAGGGAACAAACTATCATGATCATATACTTTATAAAATCAGCCAGCACTATACCGTGCATACCCCCTACAATACTGTAGAATGTAGCAACAAGGCATATACTAACTCCGTAAAACTTAGCCGTAAGATCTTTAGCTTCATATAAGGCTGTTTCATAAGCCGGTGTTCCTACCTGAAAAGCATCTATATGCTGATCAAGAAACGGAAAAACTTCCTTTACACTTTCATAAGGGATAAATATTTCAAGAAACTCCCCTACTCCTACAAAAGCATAGGCCATATAGCCCACACAAAGCATAAGTGCAAAAACCACTACTACTGCATGGCTTTGCTTAACTCCTTTATCAGACAGCCCAAAACGGGTGCCCAACCATTCTGCTCCGGTTGTAGCGTTACTTCTTCTAAGCCACTTACTTAAAAATACCATTAGAAAAACCTGATTGAACACAGGCCACATCCACGGTATCCAAACACTTTTAAAACCGTAAAGAAATGCCATACTTACCAATAGCATGGTTCCGCTTATATCAAACATATCGCTGGCATCACTTAGCCCTAACATGTACCACGGAAGTTTTTTACCACCCATAAGGTAGCTGTCCTTGCTTTTCTTGGCGCGGTTTTTCATGACAATCCCTATTACGATCATCATTATAAAATAAAGTGCAATTATCGTTAAATCTATGGCTGTTAATCTCATATTATAGCAGCTGCAAAAGCAGTATATGTCTTATTGGTATAATTTTTCTTTTGTTACGTCGCTTTGAAAAAGCGTATTCCTATCCTTATAGTATTGAATAAAATCCTCTTTATAAGAATGCCCGCTGTAGGGCGCATAATAATGCATTCTTGGCGGATTCATATGCTCATTCCAGCCATGGTTTCTCCACACCAGGACATAGGATATCTTATTTTTACCTATTGCATTTGTAAGGGTTTCTGTCCACCATTTTTCATACGGGATAGCCTCATAACCGGTCTCGGCCAGTGCGGTAAGCTTCCCGTGTTCATCGGCTGCTTTTTGAATAACAGTTAAAAGATGGTTTACGTTTTTACTGTATTCCTCAAGCTTAGTACCTTCGCCCATTTGATAAGCATCAAAACTCATCATATCCACATACTCATCGCCGGGATAGTATTCCATAAAATCCTCCTGAGTATTTACATTTGAGTCTGAAGTATTATATACATATATAAGGTTGTGTACCCCTTTCTCTTCAAAATAGTTTACCGTAAACTTCCATAGTTCCTTAAATTGCTGTGGTGTGGTAGTATTTTTACACCACCAAAACCAGTTACCTGTAAATTCATGATAAGGTCTGTATAGTATAGGTATCAGCTTACCATCACTTCCTTTCAAGGAAAGGAAAAATGAAGCCGCGTTATCAAGCCATCCTTTAAAAACCTCATGCTTATCACCTCCCGGAAGTATAGAAGCAACCGTTCCCTGTGGGTTATCCCAAGCATCGCCACCGCTAAGCGGGTTATTCATATGCCAGCTTATGGTATTAACACCACCTCTGTCATAAACCTGTTTAATAAACTGCCTCATTTTTTCAAAAGGCACACCGTCAAGGTTTTTTTCTTCATTATTCTCCAGTCGGCCTATATCCCAACCATATACAGCAGGATAATCTCCGGTAACATCTTTAACATCACTGCGTCCTTCTTCATACTTCCATTCCACCCCATATGCAAGGTCATCCTGATGACCGAACATATAACCGTTTTCCCTTAGATTAAAAAGATTGTTATATAGTGCAGCGGTTTCTTTTGTAGCCTGTTTGTCTGCTAAAAGATGTGTATCTTTTAGATTTGCATCACTATTTTCCGCCTCCTGCTTTTTATCCGATTTCCCACAGGAAACCACAGCAAAAGCTAAGAGCAGTATTGGTAATTTGTTTTTCATTTAATTTTGTAGTTGGTTTGCGAAGAACCTGTTAAGCTTGATAAATTCTTAAATTCTTCACCTTATTATTTCACAAAGTGCAATTTTAAATACACTTTTTTGATAATGCCAAAGATAATTTTAGTCTTAAATTTAAGTTAATATTATTTTATCAATATTATATCATATAATTGCAAATAAAATTACAGATATGAACAATCAAAAATTTCACAGAGAAATAACACCGCTTTCTAAAGGGGACAGTTTCCTGGTTTTTGACAGGATAAAAGACAATTTTGACTTCCCCATTCACTACCACCCTGAGTTCGAGATTAACTTTATTCTAAATGCGAAAGGTGTAAAAAGAATTGTAGGTGACCATATTGAGGAGATAGATGATGTAGAGTTGGTATTGGTGGGGCCTAACCTTTATCATGGTTGGGAGATGCATAACTGTAAAAGCAAAAACATACACGAAATAACCATACAGTTTCACAATGACCTTTTTAGTGAATCGCTACTTTCTAAGAGAATAATGATGCCTATAAAAGATATGTTTAACAGGGCTAATCACGGTATACTCTTCTCAAAAAAAACGGGAGAAGAACTAGCTAACAGGCTGGTACACATATCTAAGCTTGACGGAATGGATTACTTTCTGGAGATAATTTCCGTACTGCACGACATGGCCAATTCCAGAAACCAGAAACTGCTTTCTACCTATACCGTTAACTACGACACCTTTGAAGATGACGACAAAATGAAACTGGTATATGACTATATACAGAAGAACTTTTCGGGTAAGATAACTCTTGATGATGTGTCGGATATTGCAAGCATGAGTCCTGTATCATTTAACCGTTTTATCAAGAAAAGAACGGGAAAAACCTTTGTTAACTACTTAAATGATATTCGTGTAGGTTATGCCGCAAGATGGCTGGTAGAAAAAGACCTCAGTGTATCTGAAATTGCATTTAAATCAGGCTTTAATAATATTGCCAACTTTAATCGCATTTTCAAAAGCGTAAAAAACACAACACCAAGCCAGTACAGAGATGAATTTTACGGAATGAAACGATTTTTATAAAACAAAGCCTATATAAAACAAACACTCAAGAAGAGAATAAATAATTGATTTAAAACCATTTAATTATTCTTAAAAACTACTTTCTATTTTTACGGTATACTATTTACGCAAACGTTAGAGAAAATATTATCATTAAATGATAAAATAATATTAACAAACACTTAACATCTCCCATAAATTTGTTTTTATCAATAAATAAACTCTAAAATTACCGAAAGTAAAAATAAAGTGTTTATTTATTTAGAAATTAGTAACTAACCTAACACAAATCAATTATGGGGATTAAATTACTCTATTTTACTAAATGGCTCCAGCGAGGCAATGCATTACTGTATTTGCTTTTGTTGTGCTCTTTTAGTGCCTTACAGGCGCAAACAACTGTTACCGGTACGGTAATAGACAACACAGGCATGGGTATACCTGGTGCTAACGTTACTATAAAAAGTACAGGAACCGGTGTATCTACAAATGAAGACGGACAATACAGCATTAATGCTCCAAGTGATGCTGTGCTGGTTTTCAGTTTTATCGGGTATGGAAATCAGGAAATTGAAGTAAATGGAAGAGAGGTAGTAAATGTTACCCTTGAAGAAAATGCACAAACTCTTGACGAAATAGTATTAATTGGTTATGGAAGTCAAAAAAGACAGGAAGTTAACGGTTCTGTTTCAAAAATAAAGGCTACTGATGTTGCCGACTTAACACAGGTAAGTATAGACCAAATGATGCAGGGTAAGGCTTCGGGGGTTGTTGTTACAAACAACTCAGGACAGCCGGGTAGTTCAACCTCCATACGCATTAGGGGTAATACATCACTTTCAGGAACAAACGAACCTTTATATATTATAGACGGTGTACCAGTTTCGGGAGATGCTACAGGAAACGCTATGAGCGGAAGACCTATAGCAGGAGGCGATTTTACATCACAGGGTAATAACACAGTGAGTCCGCTTGCTATGCTAAACCCTAATGACATCGAGTCGATGGACATCCTTAAAGATGCATCTGCAACAGCCATTTATGGCGCAAGAGGTGCCAATGGTGTTGTAATAATCACTACTAAATCAGGTAAAAAAGGTACAGGAAAACTAACATACGACAGTTATGTTTCGTTCCAGGAACAGGCTAAATTACTTGATGTAATGGATCTTCAGCAATATGCACGCCAGCAAAATGAACTTGCCGCTTTGTACGGACAGGAATTAAGACCTGAATTTGCACATCCTGAGTTATTAGGATCTGGTACTAACTGGCAGGAAGAAATTTACCAGACAGGTATACTTAAAAACCATCAGTTAGCTTTTTCAGGTGGTAAAGATGACACCAATTACTATATATCAGGAGGTTATACAGACCAACTTGGTACAGTAATCGGATCTCAGTTTAAGCGTTATACATTTAAATCTAATGTTGACACTAAAGTAAAAAAATGGTTAAAGGTAGGTGCTTATGTAACAGGTTCAATTACCAACGAAGACATTACCTTAAATGGTCAGCAAAACGGTATTGTAAGTACTTCACTACTTCAGGCTCCTGATTTAGCAGTAAGAAATCTTGATGGTTCTTATGCAGGTGCTCCGGCAAACAACCAGGGTGTTGCTTACATAAACCCTGTGGCCCTTGCTCTAACAAAATCTAACGAACTGGTTCGTAAAAATTTCTTAGGAAATGTTTATGCTGAAATATCTTTATTTAAAGGCCTTAGTTACAGGTTTGAACTTGGTGCCAATACAGAGTTTAGCGAAAACGACGAGTTTCTTCCAACATATCAGTGGGGTTCTTTTGGTAATGAGTTTGCAGACTTAAATAAAAGACGTCAAAACTGGTACTCATGGAACGTAAAAAACCTTCTTACTTACAGAAACACATTTGCAGGCAAACATGATGTAACAGTGCTTGCCGGACAGGAGGCTAATGAGTCTACTTGGGATGGTATGTATGCTTATGCTACAGGTTTCCTGAGTAATGATGTACACACTATAAGTGTTGCCGATGCTTCTCAAAGCACTGTAAACGACTATAAAGGCAGCCAGGCTCTTAATTCATATTTTGGTAGGGCTATTTATACTTTTGACGATCGTTATAGCATTCAGGGTTCAATAAGGGCTGATGGTTCTTCTAAATTTGATCCTGTAACTAAAAAACAATGGGGATACTTCCCTGCAGTTTCAGGTTCATGGACACTTTCAAACGAAAGCTTCATGGAAGGAACTAAAAAATATATAGACAATATTAGATTTAGAGCCGGTTATGGTGAAGTGGGTAACCAACAGATAGGTAATAACAGGTATGGTGCTAACCTTAGCTTTATTGGTACAGGATTAGGAACAGGTACCCTGTTTACTAACATGGCCAACCCTAATGTAACATGGGAAACTTCTAAACAAACCAACTTAGGTGTAGATTTTACGCTATTTAGCAACAGACTTAGTGCTACAGTAGAATTCTACAACAAAAGATCGGAAGACTTCCTTACTACGCTCCCTCTACCTTATTACCTTACAGGCGGCCCTAACTGGGAAGGTGGTATAGACCCTCCTTATGTAAATCTTGGTGAGATACAAAATAAAGGTATAGACCTTACCCTTTCATACAAAACAGATCCTTCAAAAGATTTTTCATGGAACTCTACCCTTATCTTCTCAAGAAACAGAAATAAGGTAGTATCCCTAAACGACGGACTGGTACTAATGCAGGAAGTAAACACTAATGATTATACTACTGTTACCGCTACAAATACTGTTGTAGGACAGCCAATGGGACAGTTTTACGGATATCAGACATTGGGAATCATCAGAGACCAGGATCAACTTGACAATGCGCCGTTAATTGGCATTTACAACGGAGACCCGGTACAATCTCAATTAGGAGATGTATTATATGCCGACTTAAATGATGACGGAGTAATAAACGATGATGACAGAACTTTTATAGGTAATCCTTACCCTGATTTTACTTATGGTTTTACAAACAACTTCAGGTATAAAGGTATAGACTTTTCAATTTTCCTACAGGGTTCTCAGGGCAACGACATTCTTAATCTTACAGGAAGAACCGGCACCCTAAACACCAACCTGTATCAAAACCAGCTAGCTGAAGCTGCTGATTACTGGACGGTAGACAATCCTAATGCAAGCCTGCCCAGGCCGGTAAGTAACCTTGGTCACAGTAACCTTTTAATTTCTGACAGGTATGTTGAAGATGGTTCTTACTTAAGAATCCAAAACATTACGTTAGGTTATACTTTACCATCTGATATTACATCAAAAGTAAGTATTACAAAGCTGAGAATTTATGGAGGTGTTCAAAACCTGCACACCTTTACAAAGTATAAGGGATATGATCCTGAAGTAGGTTCTTTTAACCAGAATGCGCTTTTAACAGGAGTAGATAACGGACGCTACCCTTCGCCACGTTCATTCACTATGGGATTAAATGTTGAATTCTAAAAATTAGCTCATGAAAAAAAATATAAAATCAATAGCAGTCGCAGTTTTCGCTTTAGGAGTGATGTCGCTTAACTCATGCAGTGATGACTTCCTTATACGCGAACCGCAGGACAGCATTACACTCGAAAATTACTTTAGTTCTAATGACCAGGTAAGAAACAGTACTAATGCAATGTACAGCAAAACATGGTTTAACTTTCACAACAAGGCTTTCTTTGCAATTGGTGAAGTTGGATCGGGTAACAGCTACACAGGATCAAGCGACGTTAACAGTTTAAGAACACTTACAATTTCCGGTACCGACGTAGAGATGGTTAATGCGTGGAAAGGTCTATGGGCTACTATAGCACAGGCCAATATGCTTATTAGCCTTCTGCCGGAAAGAGTAGGTCCGGAAGTAGATCCGGAAGTAGTGGATGTTGCAATTGGCGAAGCGCACTTTATGAGAGCTACGGCTTACTTTTACCTTGTTAGGCTATGGGGACCGGTGCCAATTGTAGAAAACAACCTGGATAACGTTGAAAACCCTCAAATACCTACAAACCCTGTAGAAGATATTTATCAGTTTATTGAATTAGAATACAATGCTGCAATAAATATGCTTCCTGAAAAAATAAGAAGCTCTAATTATGCCGATAACGGAAGGGTATCTAAAGGTTCTGCTAAAGCAATGCTTGCTAAGGCGCATTTATATCAGGGAGAATATAGCGAGGCAAAACAACTTGCTGAAGAAGTAATAAACAGCGGTGAGTTTAAACTTTATGGAGGTGAGGAACTTCCTTCCTACTCTTTTGGAGACCTGTTCCTTACAGCTAACAATAATAATGAAGAATCTATTTTTGCACTACAGTGGAAAGTTACCGGAAACTATGGTACTGCCAGTAACTGCAACACCCAGTTTGGTTATTCCCCTTATATAAATCAGGCTACTTACGGAGGTGTATTTGCCCCTTCTATGGACCTGTTAGCTTCGTTTGAAGATGGGGATTTAAGACGTAAGGAAACAGTTATGTTACCTGGGGACTTCTACCCTAACATTACGACTGCCGATGGTCCCGGATTAACTGTTCCTGATGATATTGATGCACAGGGAACCGGTTCGGGTATCAAAAAATACGTTGTAGGTAAAGGCGGCGGTGCTGCAGGGCCGTTTGACAACTGGGGTATGATGGAAAACAACACTTACATTATGCGTTATGCTGAAGTATTACTTATACATGCTGAGGCAATTTTAGGAGGTGCTGAAAGTACTTCAGATGCTGCTGCTCTTGCTTCTTATAACAAAGTAAGAAACAGGGCCGGTTTACCATCTGTAACTTCATTCACTTTTGATGAGCTTTTCCATGAGAGAAGAATCGAATTGGCTTTTGAGGGCGATTACTGGTATGATCTGGGAAGATTACCATTATCTAAAGCTGCAGATATAATAAGCAATCAGGACAGAGGGTTTGTAGACAATCCTAACTTCGTGCCAATCCCATCGGGAGACTTTTTTATACTGCCTTACCCAACTATCGATTTAGACAAGAATCCTAAATTAGGTGAGCCTCCGGTACCTTATAACTTTGACTAATTTTAAAAATTCAGTATATGAAAACTTTTAAATTAAAAAAACTAATGGGTTTACTTACCGTTTTTACGGTAGTATTCCTGGGGATTGTATCCTGTAGTGATGATGATTCGTCTGCAAGTACATCTGCCCCTGAAATTAACAGTATAGCCCTTGCTGCCGACGAAAATCTGGAGCCACTTGAAGTAGGTTATGCTAACAACATGT
Proteins encoded:
- a CDS encoding sodium:solute symporter family protein, giving the protein MRLTAIDLTIIALYFIMMIVIGIVMKNRAKKSKDSYLMGGKKLPWYMLGLSDASDMFDISGTMLLVSMAFLYGFKSVWIPWMWPVFNQVFLMVFLSKWLRRSNATTGAEWLGTRFGLSDKGVKQSHAVVVVFALMLCVGYMAYAFVGVGEFLEIFIPYESVKEVFPFLDQHIDAFQVGTPAYETALYEAKDLTAKFYGVSICLVATFYSIVGGMHGIVLADFIKYMIMIVCSLFVGTIAMIHLADSGIVIADKMPVGWDSPMFGWELGLDWQNILTDAQVKLEKDGYKLFSAVVGMMFFSGVLKSLAGPAPNYDCQKILSTKSPEEASKMSGFISIILLPIRYFMTMGLCILGVLYFKDLALSHSADGVNFESIMPAVINKYLPVGLVGLVLAGFLGAFMSNFSGTLNAGQAYLVNDIYLKFLKPDADRKQIISMSYVSGTVMVILGVGLGLLIKDVNMIFNIITAGLYGGFVCANVLKWYWWRFNANGFFWGMLAGIIASAIPPALSVSGITDYFDGTRMLYYFPVFIVIQFVACVLGSYSAPPTNQETLINFYKTVRPWGFWKPVREAAQAQDPSITENKNFGINMVNVAMGITGQILLTLLPMYFILSKWTGFAIVLALMLIIVLIMKKTWWSRLTDY
- a CDS encoding glycoside hydrolase family 26 protein, which encodes MKNKLPILLLAFAVVSCGKSDKKQEAENSDANLKDTHLLADKQATKETAALYNNLFNLRENGYMFGHQDDLAYGVEWKYEEGRSDVKDVTGDYPAVYGWDIGRLENNEEKNLDGVPFEKMRQFIKQVYDRGGVNTISWHMNNPLSGGDAWDNPQGTVASILPGGDKHEVFKGWLDNAASFFLSLKGSDGKLIPILYRPYHEFTGNWFWWCKNTTTPQQFKELWKFTVNYFEEKGVHNLIYVYNTSDSNVNTQEDFMEYYPGDEYVDMMSFDAYQMGEGTKLEEYSKNVNHLLTVIQKAADEHGKLTALAETGYEAIPYEKWWTETLTNAIGKNKISYVLVWRNHGWNEHMNPPRMHYYAPYSGHSYKEDFIQYYKDRNTLFQSDVTKEKLYQ
- a CDS encoding AraC family transcriptional regulator: MNNQKFHREITPLSKGDSFLVFDRIKDNFDFPIHYHPEFEINFILNAKGVKRIVGDHIEEIDDVELVLVGPNLYHGWEMHNCKSKNIHEITIQFHNDLFSESLLSKRIMMPIKDMFNRANHGILFSKKTGEELANRLVHISKLDGMDYFLEIISVLHDMANSRNQKLLSTYTVNYDTFEDDDKMKLVYDYIQKNFSGKITLDDVSDIASMSPVSFNRFIKKRTGKTFVNYLNDIRVGYAARWLVEKDLSVSEIAFKSGFNNIANFNRIFKSVKNTTPSQYRDEFYGMKRFL
- a CDS encoding SusC/RagA family TonB-linked outer membrane protein, with protein sequence MGIKLLYFTKWLQRGNALLYLLLLCSFSALQAQTTVTGTVIDNTGMGIPGANVTIKSTGTGVSTNEDGQYSINAPSDAVLVFSFIGYGNQEIEVNGREVVNVTLEENAQTLDEIVLIGYGSQKRQEVNGSVSKIKATDVADLTQVSIDQMMQGKASGVVVTNNSGQPGSSTSIRIRGNTSLSGTNEPLYIIDGVPVSGDATGNAMSGRPIAGGDFTSQGNNTVSPLAMLNPNDIESMDILKDASATAIYGARGANGVVIITTKSGKKGTGKLTYDSYVSFQEQAKLLDVMDLQQYARQQNELAALYGQELRPEFAHPELLGSGTNWQEEIYQTGILKNHQLAFSGGKDDTNYYISGGYTDQLGTVIGSQFKRYTFKSNVDTKVKKWLKVGAYVTGSITNEDITLNGQQNGIVSTSLLQAPDLAVRNLDGSYAGAPANNQGVAYINPVALALTKSNELVRKNFLGNVYAEISLFKGLSYRFELGANTEFSENDEFLPTYQWGSFGNEFADLNKRRQNWYSWNVKNLLTYRNTFAGKHDVTVLAGQEANESTWDGMYAYATGFLSNDVHTISVADASQSTVNDYKGSQALNSYFGRAIYTFDDRYSIQGSIRADGSSKFDPVTKKQWGYFPAVSGSWTLSNESFMEGTKKYIDNIRFRAGYGEVGNQQIGNNRYGANLSFIGTGLGTGTLFTNMANPNVTWETSKQTNLGVDFTLFSNRLSATVEFYNKRSEDFLTTLPLPYYLTGGPNWEGGIDPPYVNLGEIQNKGIDLTLSYKTDPSKDFSWNSTLIFSRNRNKVVSLNDGLVLMQEVNTNDYTTVTATNTVVGQPMGQFYGYQTLGIIRDQDQLDNAPLIGIYNGDPVQSQLGDVLYADLNDDGVINDDDRTFIGNPYPDFTYGFTNNFRYKGIDFSIFLQGSQGNDILNLTGRTGTLNTNLYQNQLAEAADYWTVDNPNASLPRPVSNLGHSNLLISDRYVEDGSYLRIQNITLGYTLPSDITSKVSITKLRIYGGVQNLHTFTKYKGYDPEVGSFNQNALLTGVDNGRYPSPRSFTMGLNVEF
- a CDS encoding RagB/SusD family nutrient uptake outer membrane protein is translated as MKKNIKSIAVAVFALGVMSLNSCSDDFLIREPQDSITLENYFSSNDQVRNSTNAMYSKTWFNFHNKAFFAIGEVGSGNSYTGSSDVNSLRTLTISGTDVEMVNAWKGLWATIAQANMLISLLPERVGPEVDPEVVDVAIGEAHFMRATAYFYLVRLWGPVPIVENNLDNVENPQIPTNPVEDIYQFIELEYNAAINMLPEKIRSSNYADNGRVSKGSAKAMLAKAHLYQGEYSEAKQLAEEVINSGEFKLYGGEELPSYSFGDLFLTANNNNEESIFALQWKVTGNYGTASNCNTQFGYSPYINQATYGGVFAPSMDLLASFEDGDLRRKETVMLPGDFYPNITTADGPGLTVPDDIDAQGTGSGIKKYVVGKGGGAAGPFDNWGMMENNTYIMRYAEVLLIHAEAILGGAESTSDAAALASYNKVRNRAGLPSVTSFTFDELFHERRIELAFEGDYWYDLGRLPLSKAADIISNQDRGFVDNPNFVPIPSGDFFILPYPTIDLDKNPKLGEPPVPYNFD